Genomic window (Akkermansiaceae bacterium):
GGTCGGCAGCGGGATGGGGCCGGCGACACGGGCGCCGGTGCGCTTGGCGGTCTCCACGATCTCCGCGGCGGAGCGGTCGATGGCGCGGTGGTCATAAGCGCGGAGGCGGATGCGGATCTTCTGATTTTCCATGGTGGAGATGTTGGTGCGTGTTCTAACGATTCGTTTTTAGAGCGAGTGATCGGTTCAACCCATGCGGTCGCTGGCGATCTCTTCGACGATATTGTTCGGGACCTGCTCGAAGTGCGATGGGGTCATCGCATAGGAAGCACGCCCCGAAGAAAGGGTGCGGACGGCGGTGGAGTAGCCGAACATCTCCTTGAGGGGGACGTTCGCGTGGACGATGGACAGCTTGCCCTTCGACTCCGTGTTCTGGATCTGTCCCCGGCGGCGGCTGAGGTCGCCCATGACATCGCCCTGGTAGTCGTCCGGAGTGGAGACTTCCACGGCCATGACCGGCTCGAGGAGGATCGGTTTCGCCTTCTTGAAGGCGTCCTTCATGGCGAAGATGGCCGCCATGGTGAAAGCGTTTTCGTTGGAATCAACGTCGTGGTAGGATCCGTCGAGGATCTCCACGTGCACGTCGATGACCGGGTAACCGGCGACGACACCGTTGGTCATCGACTCGTTGACTCCCTTGATCACCGCGCCGATGTATTCCTTCGGGATGGTGCCGCCGACGACCTTGTTGTCGATCGTGAGGCCCTTGCCCTTTTCATTCGGGGCGACGGAAAGGATGACGTGGCCGTATTGGCCGCGGCCGCCGGATTGCTTGACCAGCTTTCCTTCGCCACCGGCGGGAGCGGTGATGGTTTCGCGGTAGGCGATCTGCGGGGCGCCGGTATTCGCCTCGACCTTGAATTCGCGGCGGAGGCGGTCAACGATGATCTCCAGGTGGAGTTCACCCATGCCGGAGATGATGGTCTGCCCGGTTTCCTCATCGGTTTTCACCATGAAGGTCGGGTCTTCCTCGGAGAGGCGGCCGAGTGCGAGAGCGAGTTTCTCCTGGTCGGCCTTGGTTTTTGGCTCGACGGCCATCGAGATGACCGGCTCCGGGAAAGTGGGGGGCTCGAGAACCACATCGTGTTTCTCGGCGGCGAGCGTGTCACCGGTGGTGACGTTCTTGATGCCCACCATGGCGGCGATGTCACCGGAGTAACAGGCCTCGATGTCCTGGTGCTCGCTGGCCTGGATCTGGATCAGGCGGCCGACGCGCTCGGACCGGCGGGTGCGGGGGTTATAGATCGTGTCGCCTTTTTTGACGACGCCGGAATAGACGCGGAAGAAAACCAGCTTTCCGACGAACTTGTCAGCCCACAGCTTGAAGGCGAGGGAGACGAACTTTTCGTTGTCGGAGGTGATGACCTCGATCTTGTGCTCCTCGTTGTCCGGGTCCATGCCGATCGCGGCAGGGATGTCCAGCGGACTCGGGAGGTAGTCGACAACGGCGTCGAGAAGGTATTGGACGCCTTTGTTCTTGAAGGCGGAGCCACCGGCAACGGGAACAAGCTTGTTGGCGATGGTGGCACGACGGATGCCGTTCTTGAGATCTTCGAGCGAAATGGCTTCCTCGCTCAGGAATTTTTCACCGACGGAGTCATCGACATCGGCGACGGCGTTGAGGAGTTCATCGTAGGCCTCTTTACAGAGTTCGATCTGGTCGCCTTCCAGGTCTTTGACGGTGTAAGTTGAACCGAACTTGTCGTCGTCGGAGAAGTAGACCGCCTTCTGGTTCACCACGTCGATCTGGCCCTTGAGGTTCTCTTCGGAACCGATCGGGATCAGGATGCGGACGGCATTGGCCCCCAGTTTCTCGCGGACTTCCTTGACGACGTTGTCGAAGTCAGCCCCCACGCGGTCCATCTTGTTGACGAACACAAGGCGCGGGACGTTGTATTTGGTGGCCTGGCGCCAGACGGTTTCGGTCTGGGGCTGGACACCGGCGACGGCGTCGAAAACGACGATCGCGCCATCGAGCACCCGGAGGGAGCGTTCCACCTCGGCGGTGAAATCCACGTGGCCGGGGGTGTCGATGATGTTCACCCGGTGTTTCAGTCCCGGGAAAAGCTTGGTCACACCGGCCTCCTCATGCTGCCACCACTCGGTGGTGACGGCTGCGGAGGTGATGGTGATGCCGCGCTCGCGCTCCTGCTCCATCCAGTCGGTCGTGGCCGCACCATCGTGCACCTCACCCAGCTTGTGGATCATGCCCGTGTAGAACAGGATCCGCTCGGTGAGGGTCGTCTTGCCCGCGTCAATGTGCGCGGCGATCCCGATATTCCGGGTGCGCTCGAGCACGTATTGGCGGTTTGGACTGTTGGGGTTCACGACGGGATTTCGCTGGAGCGCGTATCAGTCAGATCAGAAGCGGAAGTGGGCGAAGGCGCGGTTGGCCTGTGCCATCTTGTGGACGTCGTCACGCTTGCGGACTGCGGAGCCCTGGTTGTTCGCGGCGTCCTTGATCTCGTTCGCCAGAGCAACGTGCATCGGCGTGCCTTTGCGGTTGCGGGCGTATTGGACGAGCCAGCGCATGGCGAGGGACTCGGAACGGTCAGCGGCGACCTCAAGCGGCACCTGGTAGGTCGCACCACCGACACGGCGGGACTTGACCTCAACGCGTGGCTTGGCGTTCTCGACGGCACGGGTGATGACTTCCAGAGGATCGACGGTGTCGATGCCTTCGTTCGCACGGTCGATCGCAGCATAAACGATGCGTTGTGCGAGGGAACGCTTCCCGTCGCGCATGATTTTGCTGATGAGGTGACCAACGAGCGGGCTGGCGTAGCGGGCGTCGCTGCGGTCGGGCTTGGTGAAGATGCGCTTGCGGCGTGGCATGGCAGTAAAAAGGTAAGGTTGGGGACGAAAAAATTAGCGCTTCTTGGCTGGAGCGGCTGCTTGGCCCGGCTTCGGACGCTTCGCACCGTACTTGGAGCGGCTCTGGCGGCGCTTATCGACACCGAGGGTGTCGAGGGAGCCACGGACGATGTGGTAGCGGACACCCGGAAGGTCCTTCACCCGGCCACCACGGACCAGAACGATGGAGTGCTCCTGGAGGTTGTGGCCTTCACCGCCGATGTAGGCGATGACTTCGAAGCCATTGGTGAGGCGAACCTTGGCGACCTTACGAAGCGCGGAGTTCGGCTTCTTGGGCGTCCGGGTCATAACCTGGAGGCAAACGCCCCGGCGCTGTGGACAGTTCACGAGAGCGGGGGACTTCGACTTCTCGGCCGGAGTGAGGCGTCCCTTGCGAACGAGCTGGTTGATGGTCGGCATGATTTCCTTGCGGTGGTTTCAGATTTTCCTTTCGGAGGACAATCCGGAGCAACGACAAGGCGACCTTGAAGTAGCTTTTTTCCGGAGCTGCACCCGATAATGTACCCTATGTGGAGGCAAGCTTCGTCAGGACGTCAGCAGGCCGCGTGGGGGCGGCGAAGATAGGTACCGCGGACGACCCTGCAAGCCCTAATTTGGAACTTTTTCAGAAATTTTCCGCCCCAACCAAAAAATTTGAGAAAATCGCCACAATTCCTTGAAAAGACAACATCCCCGGCACTCCGGGAATCGTCCGTATCAGCATCCGGAGGCAATCTCCGAAGTGGACACCAAGTCCAACAGCCCGGGAAAACGCCCGTCCACCTCCCCTTTCCGCAACGAGGTCATGCATTTCGTCCCCTCCACTTCCGTGCGGATCAGGCCCGCATTGCGCAGGACCTCGAAATGGTGCGAGCGGGTCGCTTTGGAGATCTCCAGCGGAACTTCGTTGCAGGCCATCGGGCGGCCCTGATCAAGCAGTTCCCTCACGATGGAAAGACGGCATGGATCCGAAAGCGCCTGCATCACCACCGGGAGGCTGATGGAGGCAAGATCCGGATGTTCATAGACTTTCATGCTCGCCCGGAATATACATCGTCCATCAAGTTCGACAATCATCGAAGTTTTCTTTTTGACGATCTGGCCAGCTTTGCTATTGTTCGACACATATCGAACAAAATATGCCTGACCTTCTGACTCCTATCAAAATCGGCGCGTGGGAACTTCCGAACCGCGTGATCATGGCTCCCCTCACCCGCTGCCGTGCCAGTGCGGGCCGGGTGCCGAATGACCTGATGGTGGAATACTACACCCAGCGCGCCGGATTCGGCCTCATCATCACGGAGGCCACCTCGGTGACCGCCCAAGGCGTCGGCTATCCGGACACCCCCGGCATCTGGTCCCAGGAACAGGTCTCCGGTTGGAAGAAAGTGACGGACTCCGTGCATGCGGCGGGCGGCAGGATCATCCTCCAGCTCTGGCACGTGGGCCGGATGTCGGATCCCATCTACCTCAACGGCGACCTCCCCGTCGCTCCCAGCGCCATCCAGCCCGCCGGCCATGTCAGCCTGGTGCGCCCGGAGAAAGCCTTCGTCACTCCGCGGGCACTGGAGTTGGAGGAAATCCCGGGGATCATCGAAGCCTACCGCAAGGGGGCGGAGAACGCGAAGCTCGCAGGATTCGACGGCGTTGAAATTCATGGAGCCAATGGCTACCTGCTCGACCAATTCCTCCAGGACTCCACCAACAAGCGGACCGACAGCTATGGCGGCCCCATTGAAAACCGCGCGCGGCTCATGCTGGAGGTGACGGACGCCGTGGTTTCCGTATGGGGGGCTGAGCGCGTCGGCATGCACCTTGCCCCGCGGGCGGACGCCCACGACATGGGGGATTCCGATCTTCTTGGTACCTTCACCCATATCGCATCGGAACTCGGCAAGCGCGGCATCGCCTTCATCTGCACCCGGGAGGCGGAGGGAGCTGACAGCATCAGCCCGGCCATGAAAGCCGCCTTCGGAGGTCCCTACATCGCGAACGAAAAATTCACCCGTGAGTCCGCAGATGCCATCATCTCGTCCGGGACGGCAGATGCAGTGGCGTTCGGTGTTCCGGCCATCGCCAATCCGGACCTGGTGGCACGATTCACCACCGGTTCTCCTCTCAACCCACCGAATCCGGCGACCTTCTATGGGAGCGGCCCGAAAGGCTATACGGACTACCCGGCGGCGGGATGAGCGGACGGTTGGAAAATTAGCGGCAAATTGTAATTCTTATTGGGACTGAGTCTCAATTAAAATTGACAATTCGTCAGCTTGCTGAGCCTCAATGGTGCGGCCCCGCGTGGGGCCGTACCATTATGAAACTCCGCAGACCTTTCCTCCTCCCCCCCTCCCGGCAGTTTGCGCTGCTGGGCCTTCTGCCGTTCATCAATACGGCCAATGCCCAGACGCCCAAGCCGGCTGACACGCTCGAACCCCTTGAGGTCGTGGGCGACCGGGTGGGCACCGCCGCGGAGCAAGCCATCACCGCAAAGCGTGAAGCGCCGAACGCGGTGACCGTCATCGACTCGGAACAGCTCAACCAGTTCGGCGACCAGCCGCTGGGCGACGCGCTGCGCCGGGTTCCGGGTGTGACTTTCGGCGGAGCCAACCGCGCGCGTGAGATCCAGCTCCGCGCCATCGGTGACCAATATACCCAGGTCCTCATCAATGGCCGCCCGATGATCGATGGCAACTCCCGCCGCTCCGTGCAGGTGGACCGCATCCCGAGTTCGCTGGTGGAGCGGGTGGAGATCATCCGCGCCCCGCTGGCCTCGCTCGACGGCCAGGGTGCGGCAGGCACCGTGAACATCATCCTGAAGAACACCAATTTCACGCCGCGCACCGACGTCGGTGTGGGTGGAGGCTATCTTGAGGAAAACGGCTGGATCGGCGATGCCACCTTCTTCCAGGCGGGTCAATTCGGAGTCCTGAAATACTCGTTCGCGGGCGGCCTCCAGCGCCAACGCCGCAACGAAAGCAAGGACACCTACGTCTATACCGGGGCCGGTGTCCCGAACGGCGGCGAACTGGGCATCAACGAACGGGAGTACAACCAGATCAACCTGCTTCCCTCGCTCGAACTCGCGCTCTCGCCACAGGATACCCTCCGCTTCGAGCCGTCCTACCTCTACACCGAGGAAGACCGCGACGACGTCAAGGGCCGCCTGATCGCCAGCCACCTCGGCACCGACCGCACCGATGATGAATTCCGGAACCGTGTCCGCGAAAACTTCGGCCTCTACGGTGGCTGGGTGCGCGACATGGAGGATGCCGGTGTCTTCACCCTCAGCATCGACCAGCAATGGGCACGCGAGGACACGACCCGCGCCGCCTCCCGCTTCAACGCTGCCGGGACTCTGACCCAGCGCCGCCTCCGCACTGAGGACGTCGAGCTGGAAAGGACCAACCCCGCCTTCAAATACGAAGGGAAATTCAACGCCCATGAGGTCGCGTTCGGCTTTGATTTCAGCCGTTCGACCCGCGATGAGGACAATTCCGATTTCACCGTCGGCGGCGCGCCCGTCTTCACCCCCAACCGGAGATTTGATGTCCGCGAAGACCGCTGGAATGTCTATGTCCAGGATTCCTGGCAGCTCGCGGAAGGCACCCGCCTGACCGGCGGCCTGCGCCTCGAGAACTCCGACACCCGCACCCGCGACTTCAACGGTGTTGGAACCTCGGTCTCCGAAACCTTCCTGCTGCCCTCGCTCCACGTCGTCCAGCGCCTGCAGGAGAACACCGACTTCCGCGCCGGCATCGCCCGCACGCTCCGCCGCCCGGACCTCCGGGAGCTGACCCCCACCATCTCCGATGGCACCGGGACCATCGCCAACCCGTTCCTCGCGGGAAATCCGGACCAAACCCCCGAATCGATCTGGGGTCTGGATACCGGAGTTGACCACTACTTCATGGAGCGCAAGGGCATCGTCTCCCTCAACCTCTTCGCACGGAAGTTCGAGGACAAGATCGAGGCGCTGTCGGAACTCGAAGGAGCCACCTATGTCTCCCGCCCCCGCAATGTCGGTGACGGTGAACTTTTCGGGGTCGAACTCGAGGGTCGTGTCCCGCTGGAGGTCATCAGCCTGCCGCAACTGACGCTCTGGGGCAACGCCACCTGGGTCCACACCAAGCTGGACGACCCCAACGGCGGCACCAGGCGCTTCGCGGACCAGCACGACGCGGTGGCCAACATCGGCCTCGACTACTATGTCGAAGCCATCCGGACGACCTTCGGCGTCAGCGCGAACTGGGTCAGCGGCTACGACCAGCGCATCAAGGCATCGAACGGCACCAGCCAGGGCACCCGCCTCGGAGACATGGTCCGCCTCGACCTCTCCGCGCGCACCCAGCTCTCGGAAAATCTCTCGATGAGCCTGTCGTTCCTCAACCTGCTCGGCTCCACCGAGAAGCTGACGCTCGACGGTTACAACGCCGCAGGGGCGAAGACCTCGGTCTCCCGCACCTACGAGGAAACCTACCGCTCCGCCTACCTGAAGCTGAACTACACGTTCTGATCCATCAATCCAGCTTCCTCCCCGGCACGGGCGGCAACGGTGTCGCCGGCGGGGGGGGAGGTTGTTCCAGGCGGTTGACCTCGATGTCCAGCGGCGCGCTGACGTGGTTGTTGCCGTCCACTTCCCAACCGCAGGGGATGTCCATCCCATCCGCGATCTGCCGCGCCTTCAGATAGGTCGCGAACCCGTCCGGTTTCACTTTGAAAATCAGCACGGCCCGCGGACGGGACTTCACCAGTTCCATCATCCTGTGGAACCTTCCGTTCGGCTGGTCCATGTCGGCCGCGGACGCGTCTCCACGCGCGGGGTCGAATGAGACCCTGACATTCAGCCTCGTCCACGGTTTGTTGTAGGGCACCGTGACCGTCTGGTTGCGGACCTTGATTTCCTGCGTCTCGAAAAACCGGACGACTTCCTCCTGCTGATAGACATACCGCGTCCTTTCCCCCCTCTCGCGGATGCGTTCAACCTCGAATTCCCGCTTCTGGCGGTCAAAGACCTCCATCACCCGCTTCTGGGCGTCGATCACATCGATCAGGTGCGCCTGATCCCCCGTGATGAAGCAGTAGTACAAATTCGCGTTGTTCGGGATCGGTTTCGACTCGGGGATGCTGACCACACTGGCCGCCTGCGGCTGCGGGCGCGGGGTCTGGTCCAGCAGCGCCTCCAGTTCACGGATCTTCGCCAGCCGCTCGTCGGTGAGCTTCTTTTCCGCTTCGGCCTCTTTTTCGGTCTTCTCAGCCAGCTTTTTCAGCTCATCCAGGGCGATGAGCTTCGCCTTGTTGTCAGCCAGGCTCTTTTCCAGAAACGCCAGGTCCGCCTTCATCTGCTCCAGTTGGTCATCCGTGGGGGCTGGTGCGTCCAGCAGTTCCTGCTGCTTCGTAATCTGTTCATCCAGATCATTGAGCCGGTGCTTCGCGAACTCGACCTGCTCCGGCGTCGCCGGCATCAGGTTGTCGAAAATCCGCTGCACGGATTTCTCAACGTCGATCTGCAGCAGCAGCAACACGACGATGAGCACGACGACGACGTTCGTCAAAACGTCGAGCAGCGCGTCGAGATTGCTCTCGCTCTCCCCTTTCTTCCTGCGGCGTCTTCTCCTGAAATTCATGGAATCCTTGTCACTGTGTGAATCGCGAGAGGTCGATCTCCCCTTTGTTCGGTACCGGCAGCTTGCCGATGTTCAGGCGGAACTGGTGCTCCGCCATGCCCGCGGCCCGCTGGAAAGTTGCATTCCCATCCGTCCGGATGAGGAACAGGACCATCGAATCCTTCTCCTCCCTCGCCCGGTTGTAGAAATCGATCAACGCCGGTTCCGTCGGAATGGCTGCGGTCGATACGGGGATCTTCCTGCCGTCCGGATGCCTCACCACGATCCCATTTCCTTCGCATTCGATGAAAAACAGTTTCGTCGCGGCGTCCGTGCCTGCCCCCCGGGGCTGGACGACCACCGGTGGCGGCTTCGCATTCGGGTCGAGCTTGCGGTCCTCCAGTTCCGCCGTCAGTTCACGGATTTTCCCGTCCAGCGGAGGGCGTTCCTTTTTGAGCGCGGCGATCTGCTCCAGCAGGGCCTCCAGCCTCCGCTGCAAGGTGGCGTCACCATCCGCCGGCGCCTTGGCGGCATCGAGTTCCCGGCGCAGGACGACCCGGCGATCCTCCAGCTCGTTCAACTCCACGACCGCAGAGCCATGGAGGGCGAGTTTCTCCTTCATCTCCTCCCTCCGCTTGTTCCGCTCCTGGATCTCGCGCATGACCTGCTGGTGTTCCAGCGCGACCTCGATGCCGGCCTTGTCCTTCGTCTGCTCCAGCGCCTTGATGTCGCTCACCACCTTGATCATCAGCGTGAGGATGCCGATGACGCTGGCGATGATGTCCAGGAAGGGAAACAGCGAGATGCCCCCACCGGATCCACTGGATTTTCTCCGTGCCATGATCCTGATCCGTTCGGGATGATCAGCG
Coding sequences:
- the fusA gene encoding elongation factor G; the encoded protein is MLERTRNIGIAAHIDAGKTTLTERILFYTGMIHKLGEVHDGAATTDWMEQERERGITITSAAVTTEWWQHEEAGVTKLFPGLKHRVNIIDTPGHVDFTAEVERSLRVLDGAIVVFDAVAGVQPQTETVWRQATKYNVPRLVFVNKMDRVGADFDNVVKEVREKLGANAVRILIPIGSEENLKGQIDVVNQKAVYFSDDDKFGSTYTVKDLEGDQIELCKEAYDELLNAVADVDDSVGEKFLSEEAISLEDLKNGIRRATIANKLVPVAGGSAFKNKGVQYLLDAVVDYLPSPLDIPAAIGMDPDNEEHKIEVITSDNEKFVSLAFKLWADKFVGKLVFFRVYSGVVKKGDTIYNPRTRRSERVGRLIQIQASEHQDIEACYSGDIAAMVGIKNVTTGDTLAAEKHDVVLEPPTFPEPVISMAVEPKTKADQEKLALALGRLSEEDPTFMVKTDEETGQTIISGMGELHLEIIVDRLRREFKVEANTGAPQIAYRETITAPAGGEGKLVKQSGGRGQYGHVILSVAPNEKGKGLTIDNKVVGGTIPKEYIGAVIKGVNESMTNGVVAGYPVIDVHVEILDGSYHDVDSNENAFTMAAIFAMKDAFKKAKPILLEPVMAVEVSTPDDYQGDVMGDLSRRRGQIQNTESKGKLSIVHANVPLKEMFGYSTAVRTLSSGRASYAMTPSHFEQVPNNIVEEIASDRMG
- a CDS encoding TonB-dependent receptor is translated as MKLRRPFLLPPSRQFALLGLLPFINTANAQTPKPADTLEPLEVVGDRVGTAAEQAITAKREAPNAVTVIDSEQLNQFGDQPLGDALRRVPGVTFGGANRAREIQLRAIGDQYTQVLINGRPMIDGNSRRSVQVDRIPSSLVERVEIIRAPLASLDGQGAAGTVNIILKNTNFTPRTDVGVGGGYLEENGWIGDATFFQAGQFGVLKYSFAGGLQRQRRNESKDTYVYTGAGVPNGGELGINEREYNQINLLPSLELALSPQDTLRFEPSYLYTEEDRDDVKGRLIASHLGTDRTDDEFRNRVRENFGLYGGWVRDMEDAGVFTLSIDQQWAREDTTRAASRFNAAGTLTQRRLRTEDVELERTNPAFKYEGKFNAHEVAFGFDFSRSTRDEDNSDFTVGGAPVFTPNRRFDVREDRWNVYVQDSWQLAEGTRLTGGLRLENSDTRTRDFNGVGTSVSETFLLPSLHVVQRLQENTDFRAGIARTLRRPDLRELTPTISDGTGTIANPFLAGNPDQTPESIWGLDTGVDHYFMERKGIVSLNLFARKFEDKIEALSELEGATYVSRPRNVGDGELFGVELEGRVPLEVISLPQLTLWGNATWVHTKLDDPNGGTRRFADQHDAVANIGLDYYVEAIRTTFGVSANWVSGYDQRIKASNGTSQGTRLGDMVRLDLSARTQLSENLSMSLSFLNLLGSTEKLTLDGYNAAGAKTSVSRTYEETYRSAYLKLNYTF
- a CDS encoding helix-turn-helix transcriptional regulator; translation: MKVYEHPDLASISLPVVMQALSDPCRLSIVRELLDQGRPMACNEVPLEISKATRSHHFEVLRNAGLIRTEVEGTKCMTSLRKGEVDGRFPGLLDLVSTSEIASGC
- the rpsL gene encoding 30S ribosomal protein S12 encodes the protein MPTINQLVRKGRLTPAEKSKSPALVNCPQRRGVCLQVMTRTPKKPNSALRKVAKVRLTNGFEVIAYIGGEGHNLQEHSIVLVRGGRVKDLPGVRYHIVRGSLDTLGVDKRRQSRSKYGAKRPKPGQAAAPAKKR
- a CDS encoding alkene reductase; amino-acid sequence: MPDLLTPIKIGAWELPNRVIMAPLTRCRASAGRVPNDLMVEYYTQRAGFGLIITEATSVTAQGVGYPDTPGIWSQEQVSGWKKVTDSVHAAGGRIILQLWHVGRMSDPIYLNGDLPVAPSAIQPAGHVSLVRPEKAFVTPRALELEEIPGIIEAYRKGAENAKLAGFDGVEIHGANGYLLDQFLQDSTNKRTDSYGGPIENRARLMLEVTDAVVSVWGAERVGMHLAPRADAHDMGDSDLLGTFTHIASELGKRGIAFICTREAEGADSISPAMKAAFGGPYIANEKFTRESADAIISSGTADAVAFGVPAIANPDLVARFTTGSPLNPPNPATFYGSGPKGYTDYPAAG
- the rpsG gene encoding 30S ribosomal protein S7, producing the protein MPRRKRIFTKPDRSDARYASPLVGHLISKIMRDGKRSLAQRIVYAAIDRANEGIDTVDPLEVITRAVENAKPRVEVKSRRVGGATYQVPLEVAADRSESLAMRWLVQYARNRKGTPMHVALANEIKDAANNQGSAVRKRDDVHKMAQANRAFAHFRF